gcaaatgatcTTGACCTATTCGACCAGAAAACACAAAGAAGTCCAGGTCGAATGGCTTGAGCTCGAAATCAAGTCGATCAGGGTTGAAAAAGAGGCTTAATTCGACTAGAAATGAGACCCATTCGACCAAGAAACATGaaagattcctggtcgaaatcatTGAGGTCAAAATTCTGTCGACCTGGGAAACAAAggatggctaattcggtcaaaaatgaagatcctgaccgaaagggacgaaaatcctggtcgaaaacttcctagtcgacaaaaaaaaaaaaaaaaaaaaggggaaaaaatcctggccgaaattcgaccaggacttctgctcgaaaTACTCCTGACCGAAAATCCTGATCCTCTTTTCCCTGAGAAGATtgtcgaccagaaagcaaggcaagatcctggtcgaatggatcctgcccgaaattgcttcgaccaaggcatcaaatgatggctaattcggtcaaaaagcaggactcctgaccgaaagggacaaaaatcctggtcgaaaaatttctggtcgaaaattgtataaaaaaaaaaaaaaaaaaaaaaagggggggggggaaatcctggccgaaattcgaccaggacctctgctcgaatattcctgctcgaaaatccttcgaccagggctgaaagaaggttaattcgaccaggatcctggccgaatggattcctggtcgaaatctgcatataaaaaaaaggagaaaaattaggataaatcccagaaattaagggaaaaatccagaaaattaggataaatcccagaaattaagggaaaaatccagaaaaattaggataaatcccagaaattaagggaaaaatccagaaaattaggataaatcccagaaattagggaaaaaatccagaaattaaggataaatcccagaaaattaggaaaaaatcccagaaattagggaaaaaatccagaaattaaggataaatcccagaaaattagggaaaaatcccagaaattagggaaaaaatccagaaattaaggataaatcccaggaaattaaggataaatcccagaaaattagggaaaaatcccagaaattagggaaaaaatccagaaattaaggataaatcccaggaaattaaggataaatcccagaaattaagggaaaaatccagaaattaagggaaaaatccagaaattaaggataaatcccagaaattaaggaataaatccagaaattaaggataaatcccagaaattaagggaaaaatccagaaattaaggataaatcccagaaaaataaggaaaaatcccagaaaaattagggaaaattccagaaattagggaaaaatcccggaaataagggaaaaattcctggaaatcaaaataattcctaaataaaaggaaaaattcgttgtaaacgtgtaggtcgctccacactttacggaaaaatgaaaccctgtaagggaacaaatagacttaacttctgcgaaacctattcaatgtttcccaaaagttggggggcaaatgatagggataaataaattatgattgtataattaaatactgcattaattgtacaagctgtgggctgctaggcccaataataagatgtataatattcagaccagaaaggttaagcctgatggaccagatcaggcctggtggaataaaaaaggcccaaaagccctgattattaattaatttcgtaattaattaataagggagaaatcagatgttgaaaagagtcccgataaggatataaatccttagagattagcctcaaggggacctaaaaggataaggaatcagcttcctacttcctaggactcctaagtctatcctaattcagaggcttgtccaccaagtctcctataccaagtccaattcaaggaccaccaacatctatataaggggtctcacccccaccaatcagaactacgttttttgacttgatccttggcaatcagcaaggtacgtaggcatcttgttaaggcagattgagtcacgaaacacaagagcagtcaaatcgagcctcgaagctcacgttccttagtattaaatacagcaattatatatattagttttaatccataacaggtTTAGTTTTATACAactatataaataattatataaaatttatatttttcatttaaattttttaattctCCGTTGGATTCCTAAAATTACATAATTATATACTCCGTATTTATATATTACAGACTTTCATCCTAATTCTATGTTTACTCCTTTACAATAACGTATTTACGCAATagttaatattatatttattcacaataatttaataaattcaatattgtaatattaatatttaatctCGATATGGGCTATTCAAAAGGACCAAAACTAAAGGAACTTCTAAAAATTCTTCCACAACCCTGGTATCTTCCTGGTAACTTTCTCATGCAAGCTTACTTAGTCAATTACTTGTATAGGTGTATATTCATGTTCTTGCCCTATCAGTGACTCACTCAAGCCAGATTTTACAACGACACAAACATTAGCTTCATTATATATACTCCTATACAGTCCTACTATCGTACCTCAACTTACATTCACATACTTGCCTTAAGCACTTCAAATAACTTATAAGCTGTAATGGAGTTCTCGAAACTGTACCTCTACCTTTTGCTCACCAATACCATTATTCTCCTCTTTGTTTCTGCCAAAAATGAAACAACTATATCTTTAACCTCGAAGAATCGGATTGTTGTTAATGGTTGTCTAATACTTGATTTCAATTCATCCATGGGTTTTGTGGCCAATTCTTGCACATCCATGGCAAACCCTGATTTCTACCCAAAAAGTCCGGATTACACTACAAAATTTTACGAAACAGGCCAGAAGCTAAGGGTAGGGGTTCCGAAAAAAACAGGTTTCACTGAATTCGTGAATGTGCAAGAAATTGATGGCAGACAGAAGTACAATGTCACTGGATTTAGCATAGATGTTTTTCAAGCTGTTTTGGATGCATTACCGTTCAAGGTTGAACCTGAATACATTCCTTTCATAAATGCCACTGGTGGCAGTAATGGAACTTACGATGAACTGGTCAACAAACTTAATGTTTCTGAGGTTAGTGTGCAATAGTGATTATCGTACTTATCCTTCAcgttaatttatttaaatttaagcTCCTATTAATCAGTCGGATTATATGTATGTAAACAGACTCCGTATGATGCAGTGGTTGGAGATATAACGATAAGGGCTCATCGAGAGGATTCAGCTGAGTTTTCACTTCCATACTCGGGCTCTGGTGTTGTAATGGTGGTAAAAGCTGAAAACGACAGGCTGAAAAACATGTGGATATTCTTGAAGCCCTTAAGTTGGGATCTGTGGCTCACTTTTGTTTCAGCTGCCATGTTCATCGGACTAGTGCTCCGAATATTGGAACATCGCGTGAATCCCCAACAACAACTTGGCATGCTCGTCTTGTTTCCATTAGCCGCTCTAGCCTTCCCGGAAAGTAAGTGTTTTTTTATTGAAAAATGCTAGGTACCCCAAAATATTTCCTAAAAATTCCCCAAATGCTGATGTGTCATATGAGTTTATGCTAAATTTCCTAATAATAATAAGGGATTTCACGTGTATACATACACGCCCACAAATTAAACGTTGTCATGTGTCATGACATCTCATTTTGGGGAAACATTTGGAGTACCTAGCACTACTCGTTGTTACTGCAGACAAAGAGCTAAAGACACAATGAAATGTATGGTTTGTTATTGATTCGATATTTAACATGCAGGGAATATGGTGAGGAACAAATGGGCAAGATTTGTGCTGGTAGTATGGTTGTTCATGGCATATGTAATACTGCAGAGTTACACTGCGAATTTATCCTCAATATTAACTGCGAGTCAGCTGAAACCTTCTGCAGACAAACCTTATTGCGCAGGTTATCAAAAAGACACATTTGTGAAAGAGATTGTTATAAAGATGAACATAAAACCCGTCCCAGTTACAAGCATGGAGGAATATGATAAAGCTCTTTCTAAGGGATGCAAAAATGGAGGAGTTGACGCCATTTTTGATGAGATGCCGTATATCAAGTTATTTCTTCACAAATACGGTTCTAAATATGCTGTGGCTGGACCTACTTACAGTACCGATGGATTTGGCTTTGTAAGTCTCCTCTACATTGTCCTACTATTCTTATTTCTGTGGGGGTGTTTGCACGTTGTCCTTCATATGTCTAAGAACATAATCTTAGCATATTTGTTAAAAATAACTAAAATACTACTACTACTCCCAGTAATTTACATGGTAGGTCGATTGCAAGACCTGGGTCCACAGAGAATTTAACACTTGAGCTGTTTAACCGACATTTGATGGGAGTATATTGAATTAAGATTTTAATGCATTATATATGATCCATGGATTTTAATGGATTATATATGATTTTAATTTTACGTGGATTCTAAATAAAATGTCGTAGAGTTGATAAGAGTTTTTAGGATTTAAACAcaatccttcaaaatctcatgAATTATGGATGGATTTCAAAAACCATAAAATATATTGAATAATCCCACAAAATTCATCATTTTATGAAGTTCAAAAAAATCCGTCAACACCTGTATACCATCATATTTTAATGGATTTTAAATAATTTCAGTTGAATATATCAGATTTTTAAGCATAATTTAAAATCCTGATTGAATATCACCAAATTTGTAGCATAATTTAAAATTCTAGTTGAATACTATAAAATTCTGATACATTTTTTAAATTCCCAATTGAATAAACCTAGATTTCATGAATGAAAAAAAATTCTTTAAAATCTCAATTCAATACACCCCTTGTATGTTAATAATAATAACATCAATGGGTTGAGAGTAGCTCAGTGGTATCGGACGAGTTTGGTTGGTCTCAACTCTGGTCGTAATTATTTGCTCTTAGTCATCTAACACTACAAATTACATGACACTAATCATAAAAATTGATATAAATCACCACTATTAGACACAGAACTGAAAAactattattaaattttaatgtTACAGGCATTTCGGACCGGATCCCCTCTACTGAAGCCCATTTCGAAGGCAATATTAGAAGTAACGGAAAACGAAACGATTCGAAATATTGAGAAGAGATATTTCGGGGAGGGATATATCTCTGAATTATATCAAGACAAGGATATATCAGGGAATGGTTCAAGTTTAACCGCTTACAGCTTTGTTGGCCTTTTCACAGTCACAGCCTTCCTTACTCTACTTGCAGTAATTTGTTCCGAATGCTCATTTGCTATTTCACGGTATCGCAACCAGAACATTCCCAGTCTTTCGAGAGTTCATTCTATTGAGGCAACTGACGACATCTCTCCTGAAAGTGATCCGCAAGATTTCAAGGAGGTTGTGATTTTAGGTCAAGAGGCAGAAAGTAATGAAGAACAACTACTTGAAGAATCCAACACTAAATTGAATATTAACCGGGGTGATGGATGATCGACTTTAAGTATACAGTTTGTCGGGGTCTCCATGCACGTAGGTGAATTTTATCGAGATACCGGCGGGTAGTtgattactccctccgtcccggtTGATTTCGATACGTTTACTATTTACACGAATTTCGATATTTTTATagaatataatttcataatattttttttattttttttaataaaagtttaaatataaaatttttatatagataaaaaaaattaaaaaatacaatGAATTTATATCCTAAAGAATATTAAAAAACGTGACAAAATGATGTACAGAATTCAAAGTACTGAATAACAACCCACAAGTATTCTGTATTCTGTATACTTTGTAATATGTAGGTAGGATACACATGGGGTGGCATATCAGGATTATTCTTCTTATCGCACAGGTAGATGCATATATTGAATAATGAGACTCATTTAGTATGCGAATGAGAAATAACATATAGCACGATTTAACATATATAACAAGTAATACAAGAACACGCGTATATTAAACTTTGATCATGACTGTGAATAATAAATTTAAGCTCACGCATCTGTAAATGATGTACATTGGTTCCATACAAGATGGCACATTACACGTACCATTTTCTAAAAGAAATATGGGAACTTATTGCATCGTTTGGCTGTTAGACTCCGCAAGTTATATACACCGCTGTAACTTTTGAAAGTTCAGACAGTCTATAAAGGAAACCAAAAATATGAACCAAATACATATTGCAGCGACATCACAAAATAGGTCTGAatccgaaaaaccgaaccgaaattcatgaaaccgagatccgatccgaaatccgaatcATATAATATAATCCGATAATTATCCGAAAATCAAATTAAACCGGTCCGAAAATTATCCGAACTGAAAATTAATGGAAAATGATCTGAAATACTATATCTGATTATAAATTAGAACCGAACAAAATCGAGCCATATAATATCCGAACCGAATGTGATCCGAAATAAGCAAAATTGATATTTAAAAGtattttatgtttatgataatattattatttaatcatAACATTTTGTAAAAGTACAACATATTATATTAAAAGTACtatatttatgaaaaaatatttttttaagtttattaaattaaaaaaatgaataaattatGATCCGAAAATATCTGAACCGAATTTAATCTGAACCAAATTTGTCTGATTTTTATCCGAATTTCATCCACTTTAAATCCGAAAAAGATCCGAACCGAATCATATCCGATCCGATTGGTTTCCAATTATATCACAATCCGAATGAGCAACCGATTCGAAACCGGTCCGATCTGAAACCGATCCGATCCAAAATCCACTGTTTGTTTGGAGCATCTCTGTTGGAGACCTCATTTATGCGTGTGAAACATTGTCAACACATTAAAAATAATAATCATCATTTTACCCGTATCATATTTTCcttgtatatatatgtacatatacatatatacttgtgaatacaatctgcgattaatacatataaatcaaacaagtgtgtgcgtgagtaaacgaaatcaaacagagaaagaaaAGATATAAgcagaagagagatcctcgagtacagttgaaactgtctccttaaagctatttcgcctctgACCGTATGTGCAAGTCGATAGCCTCCCACGATAAAATGAGGTAGCGGCGGCGTaacggataacgagcaccttcagcgagcttgaacgggcacgaaactatcaccaACAGAGAGAGAGGTAGGGTTTTGTGTTTAcaggcgaatatgtttttggtgtgtctaaccctaacgccttagaggtatttatataggtgtagatataCTTGGGCGCTACTTTTTTCCATCAATAATCTGAAACataatcagattaaatatatcaagacatacaccatatcaattaatctaaaataaaatcaaattaatttatgcaataatatttgagccaaattctaatggaaaataataatttccattataaAGTGAATATCATCAAATCTCACACATATTTTAGTCGTAATattcaaaaatatgacttaccaatacgggacttatacccatattttccaacaatacTTTCGATACAAAGATTAATTCAtgctttttcctttttttttcaaATTGAGGGGTGCCAAAAGTTTAGTATCTTGAGATTCTTTCAGTGTCATTGGAACTTCAATGAGAAGGCATCCAAGAGTATTGTCGCATGGATTTTGACGCCTTAAGTTAATGGTACCCTTGAAAATGCTCTAATTTTTGGTCAATTATAATATTCTCTCCGTCCCAAGACACAGATTCCTTTACTTT
The sequence above is drawn from the Apium graveolens cultivar Ventura chromosome 2, ASM990537v1, whole genome shotgun sequence genome and encodes:
- the LOC141706413 gene encoding glutamate receptor 2.5-like codes for the protein MEFSKLYLYLLLTNTIILLFVSAKNETTISLTSKNRIVVNGCLILDFNSSMGFVANSCTSMANPDFYPKSPDYTTKFYETGQKLRVGVPKKTGFTEFVNVQEIDGRQKYNVTGFSIDVFQAVLDALPFKVEPEYIPFINATGGSNGTYDELVNKLNVSETPYDAVVGDITIRAHREDSAEFSLPYSGSGVVMVVKAENDRLKNMWIFLKPLSWDLWLTFVSAAMFIGLVLRILEHRVNPQQQLGMLVLFPLAALAFPERNMVRNKWARFVLVVWLFMAYVILQSYTANLSSILTASQLKPSADKPYCAGYQKDTFVKEIVIKMNIKPVPVTSMEEYDKALSKGCKNGGVDAIFDEMPYIKLFLHKYGSKYAVAGPTYSTDGFGFAFRTGSPLLKPISKAILEVTENETIRNIEKRYFGEGYISELYQDKDISGNGSSLTAYSFVGLFTVTAFLTLLAVICSECSFAISRYRNQNIPSLSRVHSIEATDDISPESDPQDFKEVVILGQEAESNEEQLLEESNTKLNINRGDG